The following are encoded together in the Humulus lupulus chromosome 5, drHumLupu1.1, whole genome shotgun sequence genome:
- the LOC133779132 gene encoding uncharacterized mitochondrial protein AtMg00810-like yields the protein MTTGKPLSAYNGIPLENPTVYRIVIGALQYLTHTRPDISYPVNNHSQFLKSPITIHRSAAKRILSYLKRTMNNLHITPGDNLNLTCYSDADWACCPDDRRLIGGYCVFLGDTLISWSSKKQYVVARSSAESQYRALSHLAAEISWLQELLQEIKVKLNSVPHVVWQHGSKCYGFYPSLPCMYETHRA from the coding sequence ATGACTACAGGCAAACCTTTATCAGCTTATAATGGTATACCACTCGAAAATCCTACTGTTTATCGAATTGTAATTGGTGCATTACAATATTTGACCCACACCAGACCTGACATATCATATCCAGTGAATAATCACAGTCAATTTCTCAAAAGTCCCATAACCATACACCGGAGTGCAGCCAAAAGAATCTTGAGCTACTTGAAGAGAACTATGAATAACTTACATATCACACCAGGTGATAACTTAAATCTCACTTGTTATTCAGATGCTGATTGGGCATGTTGCCCAGATGATAGAAGGTTAATTGGAGGGTATTGTGTATTCCTGGGCGACACTCTTATCTCATGGTCTTCCAAGAAACAATATGTGGTTGCAAGATCTAGTGCTGAGTCTCAGTACAGGGCACTGTCACATTTGGCAGCTGAAATCTCTTGGCTACAAGAGTTACTGCAAGAAATTAAAGTCAAGCTAAACTCGGTTCCTCATGTGGTGTGGCAACATGGGAGCAAGTGCTATGGCTTCTACCCTAGTTTACCATGCATGTACGAAACACATAGAGCTTGA